A genomic region of Dactylococcopsis salina PCC 8305 contains the following coding sequences:
- the dnaN gene encoding DNA polymerase III subunit beta, producing MKIVCSQSDLKTNLSLVSRAVPSRPTHPVLGNVLFQTDVETQRITLTAFDLSLGLQTSFPASVSETKTFTLPAKLLNDIVTRLPEGEITLLGMEDEEEEEENFTATLVSASGRFRLRGMSAEEFPSLPEISTTEALKVPVEALIDGLSSTLFAASAEEAKQVLTGIHLTRKEDSLEFAATDGHRLAVLDTTTEGIEGATEGFAVTIPARALRELERMIKTQKEGAVVNLLCDEVQVAFELDSQRLTSRKLEGAYPAYDQLIPNQFSKQVTLERKQLLNSLELVAVLADQQNNVVKFSIDDDNQQLSLSVDAKEVGSATESIAAQITGESIDIAFNVKYLMDGLKAFKGNEIQMQLNEASQPIIFTPLGGLKMTYLVMPVQLRD from the coding sequence TTAGTCGCGCTGTTCCCTCACGCCCCACTCATCCTGTTTTAGGAAATGTTTTATTCCAAACCGATGTGGAAACCCAACGCATTACTTTAACAGCGTTTGATCTGAGTTTAGGACTACAAACCAGTTTTCCCGCATCTGTGAGCGAAACTAAAACTTTTACCCTTCCTGCAAAACTTCTCAATGATATTGTGACTCGTCTTCCTGAAGGAGAAATTACCTTATTGGGAATGGAAGATGAGGAAGAAGAAGAAGAAAATTTTACGGCGACTCTTGTTTCTGCGTCTGGGCGTTTTCGTCTGCGAGGAATGAGTGCGGAGGAGTTTCCTAGTCTGCCAGAAATTAGTACCACCGAGGCGTTGAAAGTTCCTGTGGAGGCGTTGATTGATGGTTTAAGTTCGACTCTTTTTGCGGCGAGTGCGGAAGAGGCGAAACAGGTGCTAACGGGGATTCACTTAACTCGCAAGGAAGACAGTTTAGAATTTGCTGCCACTGATGGACACCGTTTAGCGGTGTTAGATACCACTACAGAAGGAATTGAGGGCGCAACCGAAGGCTTTGCGGTGACAATTCCCGCTCGTGCGTTGCGAGAGTTAGAGCGGATGATCAAGACACAAAAAGAAGGGGCTGTGGTTAATTTACTTTGTGATGAGGTACAAGTGGCATTTGAATTAGATTCACAACGCTTGACCAGTCGTAAGTTAGAGGGTGCTTATCCCGCTTATGATCAGTTGATTCCGAATCAGTTTTCTAAACAGGTGACGTTGGAAAGAAAGCAGTTGTTAAATAGTTTAGAGTTGGTGGCGGTTTTGGCGGATCAACAAAATAATGTGGTTAAGTTTAGTATTGATGATGACAATCAACAGTTATCTTTGTCGGTAGATGCGAAGGAAGTGGGAAGTGCGACGGAATCGATCGCGGCACAAATTACAGGGGAAAGTATTGATATTGCTTTTAATGTGAAATATCTGATGGATGGTTTGAAGGCGTTTAAGGGGAACGAAATTCAGATGCAATTAAATGAGGCAAGTCAACCGATTATTTTTACTCCTTTGGGAGGTTTGAAAATGACTTATTTAGTCATGCCTGTACAGTTGCGAGATTAA
- a CDS encoding adenylate/guanylate cyclase domain-containing protein, giving the protein MKSTTELTLHIYIEGSPEQTLDVAQDQVILGRLPECDVYLPSSEVSRRHCQIRRLAQGKWRVEDLGSTNGTLLNQGRLNQPTLINDGDVIQLGNVGIRMELAKSASSPAQPAKNPRQSQTEVQTILRSAEELQQRWIEGDHGQDPLSTDHLAHARLQYIVEIAKGLNRAESIEAIFSQVESVIFQELRNVERLALLIDVDGSGKLEIYKAAARQLHGAQGRQYYRQELSDLYKGDWISRSICRKVFQEKVAIKTKNVQVDQRFAEEKSILMKGIGNALAVPLWNDQEVVGVLYADAMMGFDQLYSTQDQDLSFFSTIANLVAASVQRWLLTRRLQEQKRIRQRLERYHSPAVVQQLITFGAIEDSLLTPIEADVSVLFADIVGFTALSEQLPPEELADLLNRFFEEMLKPLFAMGGTLDKFIGDCIMAFFGAPEPQADHADRAVKVAKAMLERLKSLNQSRALSHPLELRIAINSGKAVVGDVGSSQRVDYTVLGGTVNLASRLESVCDPGACVISEETYQRLKHQSAFSPIGKSKFKGIDRAITVYRAKWQ; this is encoded by the coding sequence ATGAAATCAACCACTGAGCTTACCTTACATATTTACATAGAAGGGAGTCCCGAGCAGACTCTAGATGTAGCTCAGGATCAGGTGATCCTCGGTCGTTTACCTGAATGCGATGTTTATCTTCCCTCTTCCGAAGTTTCTCGTCGTCACTGTCAAATTCGACGTTTGGCGCAAGGAAAATGGCGTGTTGAAGATTTGGGGAGTACCAATGGGACACTTCTCAATCAAGGTCGTCTTAACCAACCGACATTAATTAACGATGGTGATGTGATTCAACTGGGAAATGTCGGTATAAGAATGGAATTAGCAAAAAGCGCCTCTTCACCTGCTCAACCTGCCAAAAATCCTCGTCAAAGTCAAACGGAAGTACAAACGATTCTGCGTAGCGCCGAAGAGTTACAACAGCGTTGGATTGAAGGGGATCATGGTCAAGACCCCCTCAGTACAGACCATTTAGCTCATGCTCGTTTACAATACATTGTGGAAATTGCCAAAGGTTTGAATCGCGCGGAATCGATCGAGGCGATTTTTTCGCAGGTGGAAAGTGTGATTTTTCAGGAATTGCGTAATGTGGAACGTTTAGCGCTTTTGATTGATGTGGATGGGTCGGGAAAACTGGAGATTTATAAAGCCGCAGCGCGTCAACTTCACGGAGCGCAGGGAAGACAGTATTATCGTCAAGAGTTAAGCGATTTGTATAAGGGAGACTGGATTAGTCGATCGATCTGTCGGAAGGTATTTCAGGAAAAAGTGGCGATTAAAACCAAGAATGTTCAGGTGGATCAACGATTTGCTGAGGAAAAAAGCATCTTGATGAAGGGAATCGGCAACGCTTTGGCGGTTCCGCTTTGGAATGACCAAGAAGTAGTGGGAGTATTATATGCTGATGCGATGATGGGGTTCGATCAATTGTATTCCACTCAGGATCAAGATTTAAGTTTCTTCTCGACAATTGCGAATTTAGTGGCAGCGAGTGTCCAGCGTTGGCTTCTCACTCGCAGGTTACAAGAACAAAAGCGCATCCGTCAACGGTTAGAGCGTTATCATTCTCCCGCAGTGGTACAACAATTGATTACTTTCGGCGCGATCGAGGATTCTTTACTGACCCCCATTGAAGCGGATGTGAGCGTTTTATTTGCGGATATTGTGGGATTTACCGCTTTATCGGAACAATTACCCCCAGAGGAATTAGCAGACCTCCTGAATCGGTTTTTTGAGGAGATGTTGAAGCCATTGTTTGCGATGGGAGGAACATTAGATAAATTTATTGGTGACTGTATCATGGCATTTTTTGGCGCACCAGAACCGCAAGCCGATCACGCCGATCGAGCCGTCAAAGTCGCAAAAGCCATGTTAGAACGATTAAAAAGCCTGAATCAGTCTCGCGCTTTGTCTCATCCCCTAGAGTTAAGAATTGCGATCAATAGCGGGAAAGCCGTCGTGGGAGACGTCGGAAGCTCCCAACGGGTGGACTATACAGTATTAGGGGGAACGGTTAACCTAGCGTCTCGCTTGGAATCGGTTTGTGATCCAGGTGCGTGCGTGATTAGTGAAGAAACTTATCAGCGCTTAAAACATCAAAGTGCTTTTTCTCCCATTGGGAAATCTAAATTTAAAGGCATCGATCGCGCGATCACCGTTTATCGTGCCAAATGGCAGTAG
- a CDS encoding aldo/keto reductase, with amino-acid sequence MELRSLGKSNVKIAPILMGTWQAGKSMWTGINDSETIEAIRSGFETGITTIDTAEIYGDGYSEQIVAKAVSDVRDQVQLASKVFPTHLQFDQVIEACDRSLQNLKTDYLDLYQIHWPSGSFNSEIVPIEETMKALNTLKEQGKIRAIGVSNFSRAQLAEAQQYGQIDSVQPPYSLFWRQAEKELIPYCVENNISVLAYSSLAQGLLTGKFGANHQFEEGDHRAKNKLFQGEHYQRALDAIEQLRPIAQKKNCTLAQLALCWLIAQPNTCAIAGARNPQQALGNAKVATINLSEAELAEIDQIGRQVTNHLDDNPVMWTFNV; translated from the coding sequence ATGGAATTACGATCGCTCGGTAAGTCCAATGTGAAAATTGCCCCGATTTTGATGGGGACATGGCAGGCTGGAAAGTCAATGTGGACGGGAATTAATGATTCAGAAACGATCGAGGCGATTCGATCGGGATTTGAAACGGGTATCACCACCATTGACACCGCCGAAATTTATGGCGACGGGTACTCGGAACAAATTGTCGCAAAAGCGGTGTCTGATGTCAGAGATCAGGTGCAATTAGCCAGTAAGGTGTTTCCGACTCACTTACAGTTTGACCAGGTAATTGAAGCCTGCGATCGCTCTTTGCAGAATCTCAAAACCGATTACTTAGATTTATATCAAATTCATTGGCCCAGTGGCTCGTTTAATAGCGAAATTGTCCCCATTGAAGAAACCATGAAAGCCCTAAATACGCTCAAAGAACAGGGAAAAATTCGTGCGATTGGGGTTTCTAATTTTTCTCGCGCTCAACTGGCGGAAGCGCAACAATATGGACAAATTGATAGTGTTCAACCGCCTTATTCTCTGTTTTGGCGACAAGCGGAAAAAGAACTGATCCCCTATTGTGTGGAAAATAATATTTCGGTGTTAGCTTATTCTTCCCTCGCGCAAGGGTTATTAACTGGTAAATTTGGAGCAAATCATCAGTTTGAGGAAGGAGATCATCGCGCCAAAAATAAACTGTTTCAAGGAGAACATTATCAACGCGCACTGGATGCGATCGAGCAACTGCGCCCGATCGCGCAAAAGAAAAACTGTACCTTAGCGCAATTAGCCCTCTGTTGGTTAATTGCTCAACCCAACACCTGCGCGATCGCGGGCGCAAGAAACCCGCAACAAGCCCTCGGAAACGCTAAAGTCGCCACGATCAACTTATCAGAAGCCGAATTAGCAGAAATTGATCAAATTGGGCGACAAGTCACCAATCATTTAGATGATAATCCCGTGATGTGGACGTTTAATGTGTAA
- a CDS encoding Calvin cycle protein CP12: MSNIEKEIEQQREEAREVCGSEGTESQDCAVAWDTVEELQAEYAHQRSEKPKKTSLEQYCDENPEAAECRVYDD, translated from the coding sequence ATGAGTAATATCGAAAAAGAAATTGAACAGCAACGTGAAGAGGCACGGGAAGTTTGTGGCAGCGAAGGCACTGAGTCTCAAGACTGTGCGGTTGCTTGGGATACTGTAGAAGAGTTACAAGCGGAATATGCCCATCAACGCTCTGAGAAACCCAAGAAAACTTCTTTAGAGCAGTATTGTGACGAGAATCCCGAAGCGGCGGAATGCCGCGTCTATGATGATTAA
- a CDS encoding EamA family transporter — protein MFGFIAMLLAATFLSMQNVVVRVFFQGNAELGGLLPSDFEHTILFLQTRTFFMVIFLSLLAWRIYPQTFLEIVKGKQELKSPLISGSIYFFTVILLYLAIGQIPAGIAVTLFFVHPIIAMLWGWWFNHLRPTIFRGVILMGVVIGLILVTPQLQADVSSEFTLGVICALGAGVGFALYAVTAQTALLNFHALSFSLVTFTLIFIFSSFTLLFLNITISPNVWLPLLIWSLGSGLITVGGLVFTNVGIRLVGASTATLVGSIEPALTAVLAWIILQESIEPRQMIGVAIVTISIAGLGLDRSAVKP, from the coding sequence ATGTTTGGTTTTATTGCGATGCTTCTGGCAGCCACGTTTTTATCAATGCAAAATGTGGTTGTCCGTGTGTTTTTTCAGGGAAATGCTGAACTCGGTGGGCTGCTTCCTTCTGATTTTGAGCATACGATCCTGTTTTTGCAAACTCGAACCTTTTTTATGGTGATCTTTCTGAGTTTGCTTGCTTGGCGCATCTATCCCCAAACGTTTTTGGAAATTGTAAAGGGGAAACAGGAGTTAAAATCACCGTTAATCAGTGGTAGCATTTACTTTTTTACTGTAATTTTACTCTATTTGGCGATCGGGCAAATTCCAGCAGGAATTGCGGTGACGCTGTTTTTTGTTCACCCGATTATTGCCATGTTATGGGGCTGGTGGTTTAATCATTTGCGTCCCACTATTTTTCGGGGTGTAATTCTCATGGGAGTGGTGATTGGTTTAATTCTGGTGACACCTCAATTACAAGCAGATGTTTCCTCAGAGTTTACTCTAGGAGTGATCTGTGCTTTAGGCGCTGGCGTAGGTTTTGCCCTCTATGCGGTGACAGCACAAACGGCTTTGCTTAACTTTCATGCCCTCTCTTTTTCTCTCGTTACCTTTACGCTAATTTTCATCTTTTCTAGTTTTACGCTACTTTTCCTCAACATTACGATTTCCCCAAATGTCTGGCTTCCTCTCCTGATTTGGAGTCTGGGATCAGGATTAATTACGGTGGGAGGATTAGTTTTTACTAATGTTGGCATTCGTTTGGTTGGTGCTTCCACAGCAACATTAGTGGGATCAATTGAACCCGCCTTAACTGCGGTTTTGGCGTGGATCATCTTACAAGAATCGATCGAACCCAGACAGATGATTGGGGTTGCCATTGTTACGATTAGTATTGCAGGATTAGGACTCGATCGCAGCGCGGTTAAACCTTAA
- a CDS encoding winged helix-turn-helix domain-containing protein produces MKSISIHIIEGNPHLRSLLGWHLQQAKFSVRRSGSIQQAKPFLEAGQLILVILDADLSDGESLEFCYWLHCYSQSLILMLSARGAESDIVAGLKAGADDYLVKPFGMREFMARVEALSRRFREVNVPLLLDYGQLKINLAQRKVYLQGKKVEFTPQEFSLLYVLAQAQGIALSRLELLRRAWPEAIDNLRTIDTHILSLRKKLEINPKQPQLIQTVRNVGYRLNLELLQQESARSIPKPLSLHESKLS; encoded by the coding sequence GTGAAGTCAATTTCTATTCACATTATTGAGGGGAATCCTCATTTACGATCGCTTCTGGGTTGGCATTTACAACAAGCAAAGTTTTCTGTGCGTCGGTCGGGAAGCATTCAACAAGCGAAACCGTTTCTAGAAGCTGGACAACTGATTTTAGTGATTTTAGATGCTGATTTGTCCGATGGAGAGAGCTTAGAGTTCTGTTATTGGTTACATTGTTACTCTCAGTCGCTGATTCTCATGTTATCAGCACGAGGGGCGGAAAGTGATATTGTTGCGGGTTTAAAGGCGGGTGCAGATGATTATTTAGTGAAGCCTTTTGGGATGCGAGAGTTTATGGCGCGAGTGGAGGCTTTGTCACGGCGCTTCCGAGAGGTGAATGTTCCTCTCTTGTTAGATTATGGTCAGTTAAAAATCAATTTGGCGCAACGTAAGGTTTATTTACAAGGGAAAAAGGTGGAGTTTACACCACAAGAGTTTAGTTTACTCTATGTTTTGGCTCAGGCTCAAGGAATTGCTTTGTCTCGCTTGGAATTGCTCCGCCGTGCTTGGCCAGAGGCGATCGATAATCTCCGCACCATCGACACTCATATTCTATCCTTACGGAAAAAACTCGAAATCAATCCGAAACAACCGCAGTTAATTCAAACTGTGCGTAATGTTGGCTATCGGTTGAATCTAGAGTTGTTGCAACAAGAAAGTGCTCGATCGATCCCAAAACCCCTTTCCCTCCATGAATCTAAGTTAAGTTAA
- a CDS encoding Ycf66 family protein, which yields MLALLLALAVALASFLLYFAAFFFPEVHRKSDFYWSGLGLFYGLVLWVCAGRITGGVLLGQTASVALLLWFGTQTLILRRVLASPSEKTNISQSVASRLQSLSPLKLWQKNSKQDTQTTPSVTSSSTQETDSIASEKSSSQETDQS from the coding sequence ATGTTGGCTTTGTTACTCGCTCTTGCTGTCGCCTTGGCAAGTTTTCTGCTGTATTTTGCAGCGTTTTTCTTTCCCGAAGTGCATCGCAAAAGTGATTTTTATTGGAGTGGCTTAGGACTATTTTACGGTTTAGTGTTGTGGGTGTGTGCTGGACGGATCACAGGTGGGGTTTTACTGGGACAAACCGCGAGTGTCGCTTTATTATTGTGGTTTGGAACACAAACTTTAATCTTGCGCCGCGTTCTGGCTTCACCATCAGAAAAAACCAACATTTCTCAAAGCGTCGCCAGTCGTTTACAAAGTCTTTCTCCTCTGAAATTATGGCAAAAAAACAGTAAACAAGACACCCAAACCACGCCTAGTGTAACATCTTCTTCTACTCAGGAAACGGACTCGATCGCCTCAGAAAAATCTTCATCTCAAGAAACAGATCAGTCGTAG
- the ileS gene encoding isoleucine--tRNA ligase, translated as MTTNKSYKDTINLPKTDFAMRANAKQREPEIQEFWQQEQVYETLSQQNPKEVFVLHDGPPYANGSLHMGHALNKILKDIINKYKLLQGYKVRYVPGWDCHGLPIELKVLQNIEEKDRANLTPIKLRKKAAKFANKTIDTQRKGFKRYGVWGDWENPYLTLNPAYEAAQIGVFGEMALKGYIYRGLKPVHWSPSSKTALAEAELEYPEGHTSPSIYAVFPVTALGEDAKASLGDYLFSLGVAIWTTTPWTIPGNLAVAVNPDLNYAVVERSGDNNDCRYLIVAADLVEKLSATLEASLTVKTTLPGKALEHCKYRHPLFDRESEILIGGDYITTESGTGLVHTAPGHGQEDYVVGMRYGLPILSPVDEQGTFTQEAGKFAGLAVLDGGNDAIIEALQTANSLLKQEPYQHKYPYDWRTKKPTIFRATEQWFASVEGFRDAALSAIEQVNWLPQQGENRIRSMVSQRSDWCISRQRSWGVPIPVFYDEETNEPLLTPETIAHVQNIIAEKGSDAWWELSTEELLPPEYRDNGRTYRKGTDTMDVWFDSGSSWAAVAKQREELNYPVDMYLEGSDQHRGWFQSSLLTSVATQGVAPYKTVLTHGFVLDEKGYKMSKSLGNVVDPAVIIEGGKNQKQEPAYGADILRLWASSVDYSADVPIGQGILKQLADAYRKIRNTVRFLLGNLHDFDPKYHGVLDENLPSLDRYMLHRTSEVFEEITAAFEEYEFFRFFQTVQNFCVVDLSNFYLDIAKDRLYISDTNSLRRRSCQTVLAIIVENLARAIAPVLCHTAEDIWQNIPYPTPHKSVFASGWIPKETGWKNPELGESWSKLREIRGEVNKVMEQARNEKLIGASLEAKVLLYVPDTGLREQLSQMNPTESIGEGLNVDELRYLFLASQVALVETSEVVKTAPYYSETELVSVGIIHADGEKCDRCWNYSPTVGQFENDPTICDRCHHALAGNF; from the coding sequence GTGACAACCAACAAGAGTTATAAAGATACCATTAACCTCCCGAAAACCGATTTTGCCATGCGAGCAAATGCCAAACAACGTGAACCAGAAATTCAGGAATTTTGGCAGCAGGAACAAGTTTACGAAACGCTCTCCCAGCAAAATCCGAAAGAGGTGTTTGTGTTACATGATGGACCCCCCTACGCCAATGGATCATTGCACATGGGACACGCCTTGAATAAAATTCTTAAGGATATCATTAATAAATATAAGCTATTACAAGGTTATAAGGTGCGCTATGTCCCTGGTTGGGATTGTCACGGCTTACCGATCGAGCTAAAAGTTTTACAAAATATCGAAGAAAAAGATCGCGCCAATTTAACCCCGATCAAGTTACGAAAAAAAGCGGCGAAGTTTGCGAATAAAACGATCGACACGCAACGAAAAGGCTTTAAACGCTATGGCGTGTGGGGAGACTGGGAAAACCCTTATTTAACCCTAAACCCTGCTTATGAAGCGGCGCAAATTGGGGTTTTTGGGGAAATGGCGCTGAAAGGCTATATCTATCGGGGATTAAAACCCGTTCATTGGAGTCCAAGCTCAAAAACGGCTCTCGCTGAGGCAGAATTAGAATATCCAGAAGGACATACTTCCCCTAGTATCTATGCGGTTTTCCCTGTGACTGCTTTGGGAGAAGACGCAAAAGCATCATTAGGAGATTATCTTTTTAGTTTAGGGGTGGCGATTTGGACGACAACGCCTTGGACAATTCCAGGAAATTTGGCGGTGGCGGTGAATCCAGATTTAAATTATGCAGTAGTGGAACGATCGGGAGATAATAATGATTGTCGCTATCTGATTGTGGCTGCAGATTTGGTGGAGAAACTTTCCGCAACGTTGGAAGCGTCGCTAACGGTGAAAACCACTCTCCCAGGAAAAGCCTTAGAACATTGCAAATATCGTCATCCGTTGTTTGACCGTGAAAGTGAAATTTTAATCGGTGGCGACTATATTACAACAGAATCGGGAACGGGATTAGTTCACACGGCGCCTGGTCATGGTCAAGAAGACTATGTGGTCGGAATGCGCTACGGTTTACCGATTCTGTCTCCTGTGGATGAACAGGGAACGTTTACTCAAGAAGCGGGAAAATTTGCAGGGTTAGCGGTTCTCGATGGCGGGAATGATGCGATTATTGAGGCGTTACAAACGGCGAACTCTCTCCTGAAACAAGAACCCTATCAACACAAATATCCCTACGATTGGCGGACGAAAAAACCGACGATTTTTCGCGCAACAGAACAGTGGTTTGCTTCGGTGGAAGGCTTTAGAGACGCGGCGTTAAGTGCGATCGAGCAGGTAAACTGGTTACCGCAACAGGGAGAAAACCGCATCCGATCAATGGTTTCTCAACGCAGTGATTGGTGCATTTCTCGTCAGCGCAGTTGGGGCGTTCCCATTCCTGTCTTTTACGACGAAGAAACCAACGAACCGCTATTAACCCCAGAAACGATCGCCCATGTGCAAAATATTATTGCAGAAAAAGGCTCAGATGCGTGGTGGGAGTTATCCACAGAGGAGTTATTACCCCCAGAATATCGTGATAATGGTCGGACTTATCGCAAAGGAACAGATACGATGGATGTGTGGTTTGATTCGGGTTCATCTTGGGCTGCGGTTGCGAAACAGCGAGAGGAATTAAATTATCCCGTGGATATGTATCTCGAAGGATCAGATCAACATCGCGGTTGGTTTCAGTCGAGTTTATTAACCAGTGTTGCTACCCAAGGCGTCGCACCCTATAAAACCGTTCTCACTCATGGCTTTGTTTTGGATGAGAAAGGCTATAAAATGAGTAAATCTTTGGGAAATGTGGTTGATCCCGCCGTGATTATTGAAGGGGGGAAAAATCAAAAGCAAGAACCTGCTTATGGGGCGGATATTTTGCGCTTGTGGGCTTCTTCAGTGGATTATTCGGCGGATGTTCCCATTGGTCAAGGGATTCTGAAACAGTTGGCGGATGCTTATCGGAAAATTCGCAATACGGTGCGGTTTTTGTTGGGAAATCTCCACGACTTTGATCCGAAGTATCATGGGGTACTTGATGAGAATTTACCCAGTTTAGATCGCTATATGTTACATCGCACCTCAGAAGTCTTTGAGGAGATCACCGCAGCGTTTGAGGAATATGAGTTTTTCCGCTTTTTCCAAACAGTACAGAATTTCTGTGTGGTGGATTTATCAAACTTCTATTTAGATATTGCCAAAGATCGCTTGTATATTTCAGATACCAATTCTCTGCGACGACGCAGTTGTCAGACAGTGTTAGCAATTATTGTCGAAAATCTTGCCCGCGCGATCGCGCCTGTATTGTGTCATACAGCAGAAGATATCTGGCAAAACATCCCTTATCCCACACCTCACAAATCTGTTTTTGCATCAGGATGGATTCCCAAAGAAACAGGTTGGAAAAATCCAGAATTAGGGGAAAGTTGGTCAAAATTACGGGAAATTCGCGGTGAAGTCAATAAAGTGATGGAACAAGCGCGTAATGAAAAACTGATCGGTGCGTCTTTAGAAGCGAAAGTCTTGTTATATGTTCCAGACACAGGATTAAGAGAACAATTGTCGCAGATGAATCCTACCGAAAGCATTGGGGAAGGATTGAATGTGGATGAGTTACGGTATCTCTTCCTTGCGTCTCAAGTGGCGTTAGTGGAGACTTCAGAGGTGGTAAAAACCGCCCCCTATTACAGCGAAACGGAATTGGTGAGTGTGGGAATTATCCACGCTGATGGGGAAAAATGCGATCGATGCTGGAATTATTCGCCAACAGTGGGACAATTTGAAAATGATCCGACAATTTGCGATCGATGTCATCATGCGTTAGCGGGTAATTTCTAA
- a CDS encoding Uma2 family endonuclease: protein MVTQIKKNVKTETWIDSSWDNYLQVLETLPDEKGKSYYHHQQYRIEMSPLGNSHASDHSLINYIVHLYGTLKGIELNGKDNPTLRKPNFREAQADLAFYVGKNANVIPWGTSIINLDQYPAPNLVIEIASSSLADDFGKKRLLYEDLAVEEYWVVDVKKAQVTAFKIEKQGSYRLNTSQVLPNLEISLVTEALLQSRETTHTQVGNWLLQQFQN, encoded by the coding sequence ATGGTTACACAAATCAAGAAAAACGTAAAAACAGAAACTTGGATTGATAGCAGTTGGGACAATTATTTACAAGTTTTAGAAACGCTTCCTGATGAGAAAGGAAAATCTTATTATCATCATCAACAATATCGAATTGAAATGAGTCCTCTTGGAAATAGTCACGCCAGCGATCATTCTCTCATTAATTATATTGTTCATCTTTATGGAACACTTAAAGGAATTGAACTGAATGGAAAAGATAATCCGACATTAAGAAAACCTAATTTCCGAGAAGCGCAAGCTGATCTCGCTTTTTATGTTGGGAAAAATGCTAATGTTATTCCCTGGGGAACAAGTATCATTAATTTAGATCAATATCCTGCGCCTAATTTAGTGATTGAAATAGCAAGTTCTTCTTTAGCAGATGATTTCGGGAAAAAACGGTTACTCTACGAAGATTTAGCAGTGGAAGAGTATTGGGTGGTTGATGTTAAAAAAGCACAAGTAACAGCGTTTAAGATAGAAAAACAAGGAAGTTATCGCCTCAATACGTCTCAAGTTTTACCCAATTTAGAAATTAGTTTAGTCACAGAAGCATTGCTTCAAAGTCGAGAAACTACTCATACACAAGTTGGAAATTGGTTGTTACAACAGTTTCAGAATTAA
- a CDS encoding Uma2 family endonuclease, giving the protein MITDQELTLEQFLNLPQDDVTYEFFNGKVTPKMFPKRFHSRLTVALCLILEQWRKNQGEVGIEWSVILEKDGKSWAPVPDLLYISNQRLPLNRFEDEACPFPPELVIEIISSGQTFGELTEKATSYLKAGVDRVWLVDPKAQTITIFSFNYLPETKRKDDSLNDDLFPDLDITVGEVFQKAGW; this is encoded by the coding sequence ATGATTACGGATCAAGAATTAACATTAGAACAATTTCTTAATCTTCCTCAAGATGATGTTACTTATGAGTTTTTTAATGGAAAAGTAACGCCGAAAATGTTTCCGAAACGCTTTCACTCGCGGTTAACAGTTGCGCTATGTTTGATTCTAGAACAGTGGAGAAAAAATCAAGGAGAAGTGGGAATTGAATGGAGTGTGATTTTAGAAAAAGATGGGAAAAGTTGGGCGCCTGTTCCCGATTTATTGTATATTTCTAATCAGCGTTTACCTTTAAATCGCTTTGAAGATGAAGCCTGTCCATTTCCCCCAGAGTTAGTGATAGAAATTATTTCTTCAGGTCAAACTTTTGGCGAGTTGACAGAAAAAGCAACTTCTTATCTAAAAGCAGGGGTCGATCGAGTTTGGCTGGTTGATCCGAAGGCGCAAACAATCACGATTTTTTCGTTCAATTATCTCCCTGAAACTAAACGGAAAGATGACAGCTTAAATGATGATTTGTTTCCCGATTTAGACATAACTGTTGGAGAGGTTTTCCAAAAAGCTGGCTGGTAA
- a CDS encoding 2Fe-2S iron-sulfur cluster-binding protein, which yields MPQITAQGKTFTCDRGENLRDVLLKNKVDLYNEAASFINCYGLGTCGTCTVEIEGEVSAPSWQEKARLSLPPHHPNTTRRLACQVQVLGDVTVKKYEGFWGHEEKVKWT from the coding sequence ATGCCCCAAATCACTGCTCAAGGAAAAACCTTTACCTGCGATCGCGGCGAAAATCTCCGTGATGTATTACTCAAAAACAAAGTTGATCTCTACAATGAAGCCGCCAGTTTTATTAACTGCTATGGACTAGGAACGTGCGGCACTTGTACTGTAGAAATAGAGGGAGAAGTTTCCGCACCAAGTTGGCAAGAAAAAGCCCGTTTATCTTTACCGCCTCATCACCCAAACACAACTCGCCGTTTAGCCTGTCAGGTGCAAGTTTTGGGAGATGTAACCGTGAAAAAATATGAGGGATTTTGGGGTCACGAGGAAAAAGTAAAATGGACATAA